In one window of Thunnus thynnus chromosome 23, fThuThy2.1, whole genome shotgun sequence DNA:
- the LOC137176130 gene encoding butyrophilin-like protein 2, giving the protein MICRILLFISLTSCVCATCVLDVTKTPYPAEENNNITLEWIFSTKPNSSSTSLNITCKLLPDVKIPTPPVLYHLSDGVEVSESQDVKFAGRVQCDKDALSKGRIRLHVSRLRTDDSGLYMCTVGTDDEKSSGRCRLSVTAAVEQSKPQPESRGRIGLYVGLTAAVLLAVCAGLYFAFTLRSNPDERR; this is encoded by the exons CAACATGTGTATTGGATGTGACAAAGACCCCCTATCCAGCAGAGGAgaacaacaacatcacactggAATGGATATTTTCAACCAAACCCAACAGTTCCTCCACCTCACTTAACATCACCTGTAAACTGTTGCCTGATGTTAAAATCCCAACCCCCCCAGTCCTGTATCATCTAAGTGATGGTGTTGAGGTCTCAGAGTCTCAGGATGTAAAGTTTGCAGGACGAGTTCAGTGTGACAAAGACGCCCTCAGTAAAGGACgaatcagacttcatgtgtccagACTCAGGACTGATGACTCGGGTCTGTACATGTGTACAGTGGGAACAGATGACGAGAAGAGCTCTGGCAGATGCCGACTCAGTGTCACTG CAGCTGTTGAACAGTCCAAACCACAACCAGAGAGTCGTGGAAGGATCGGCCTCTACGTTggactgacagcagctgtacTACTCGCTGTCTGTGCTGGACTCTACTTTGCCTTCACACTTCGTTCTAACCCTGATGAGAGAAGATGA